The following proteins are co-located in the Onychomys torridus chromosome 6, mOncTor1.1, whole genome shotgun sequence genome:
- the Ube2q1 gene encoding ubiquitin-conjugating enzyme E2 Q1 has translation MQQPQPQGQQQPGPGQQLGVQGAAPGAGGGPGGGPGPGPCLRRELKLLESIFHRGHERFRIASACLDELSCEFLLAGAGGAGAAPGPHLPSRGSVPGDPVRIHCNITESYPAVPPIWSVESDDPNLAAVLERLVDIKKGNTLLLQHLKRIISDLCKLYNLPQHPDVEMLDQPLPAEQCTQEEVSSEDEDEEMPEDTEDLDHYEMKEEEPAEGKKSEDDGIGKENLAILEKIKKNQRQDYLNGAVSGSVQATDRLMKELRDIYRSQSFKGGNYAVELVNDSLYDWNVKLLKVDQDSALHSDLQILKEKEGADFILLNFSFKDNFPFDPPFVRVVSPVLSGGYVLGGGAICMELLTKQGWSSAYSIESVIMQISATLVKGKARVQFGANKSQYSLTRAQQSYKSLVQIHEKNGWYTPPKEDG, from the exons ATGCAGCAGCCGCAGCCGCAGGGGCAGCAGCAGCCGGGGCCGGGGCAGCAGCTGGGGGTCCAGGGGGCGGCGCCGGGGGCCGGGGGCGGCCCGGGAGGGGGCCCAGGGCCGGGGCCCTGCCTGAGGCGAGAGCTGAAGCTGCTCGAGTCCATCTTCCACCGCGGCCACGAGCGCTTCCGCATTGCCAGCGCCTGCCTGGACGAGCTGAGCTGCGAGTTCCTGCTGGCCGGAGCCGGAGGGGCCGGGGCCGCGCCCGGACCCCATCTCCCCTCCCGGGGGTCGGTACCGGGGGACCCCGTCCGCATCCACTGCAACATCACG GAATCCTACCCTGCTGTGCCCCCCATCTGGTCGGTGGAGTCTGATGACCCTAACTTGGCTGCTGTCTTGGAGAGGCTGGTGGACATAAAGAAAGGGAATACTTTG CTTCTGCAGCATCTGAAGAGGATCATCTCCGACCTGTGTAAGCTCTACaacctgcctcagcatcctgatgTGGAAATGCTGGATCAGCCCTTGCCAGCAGAGCAG TGCACACAGGAAGAAGTGTCttcagaagatgaagatgaggagatGCCTGAG GACACAGAAGACCTAGATCACTAtgaaatgaaagaggaagagCCAGCGGAAGGCAAGAAATCAGAAGACGATGGCATCGGAAAAGAAAACCTGGCCATCctagagaaaattaaaaagaaccagAGGCAAGATTACTTAAAT GGTGCAGTGTCTGGCTCGGTGCAGGCCACTGACCGGCTGATGAAGGAGCTCAGGGACATATACCGATCACAGAGTTTCAAAGGCG GAAACTATGCAGTCGAACTCGTGAATGACAGTCTCTATGACTGGAATGTCAAACTCCTCAA AGTTGACCAGGACAGCGCTTTGCACAGTGATCTCCAGATcctgaaggagaaggaaggagcagaCTTCATCCTACTTAATTTCTCCTTTAAA GACAACTTCCCCTTTGACCCACCGTTCGTCAGGGTTGTGTCTCCAGTCCTCTCTGGAGG CTATGTTCTGGGTGGAGGCGCCATCTGCATGGAACTTCTCACCAAGCAG GGCTGGAGCAGTGCCTACTCCATAGAGTCCGTGATCATGCAGATCAGCGCCACACTGGTGAAGGGAAAGGCACGGGTGCAGTTTGGAGCCAACAAA TCTCAGTACAGCCTAACAAGAGCACAGCAGTCCTACAAGTCTTTGGTGCAGATCCACGAAAAAAACG GCTGGTACACACCCCCAAAGGAAGATGGCTAA